In Paraburkholderia terrae, the DNA window CAATACCGCAAACGCACGCGCTCGACACCTTCGACAAGCGGCTGCGACGAATTGGCCTTCCCCGTTCCTTCGCAGTAAAGCTCTGGCTCGCCCGTCGAGCCGCTGGTCTTCGCATAGAAGCGGTTCACGACGGATACGCCCGGCGCATCGGCGTCTGTCTTCGCGACGCCCTGCCCGAGACAGTCGGTCGCGAGTCCTGCGATGGATGGCCACGTCGAGACGTTATCGGCCACGTAGCGCACCGCGACACCATCCGAATGCGTTGCGAGCGATTCACAGGTCAGGCTGTCGTCGGCGCCGATCGGCCTTCCGCCCGAGCAGCCGAACAGGCCAGGCCGCGCAGGAAACGTGCGCGGCATGTCGGCGGGAACGAAGCCCGCCATCTGCAACTGCTCGCCAATCAGCGTCAACGCGGTCATGCCCGCATCGTGGATCTGCGCTGCGTCGACGGCCTGCGCGAAGGCGATTCGCTGCGAGCGGTAAAGCGACACCGCGCCCGCAGTCACGAACAGGCCGAGAGCGATCGCTATCGTCATTTCGAGGAGCGTATGGCCGAAGTCCGCGCGTCGGCTGGATACGCGCGTGAAGAGAGCAAGCGACTTCACCGGGAAAACGCCATCGCGACGCATTGAACGTCTTGCGGCGCGTCCGCATCGCCGCACGATGCAGGCATGTCGATCATGTCGCCCGGATTCGACGCGTTGCGCGGCATGTTGTCCCGCCAGGCCCATGTCGCGCGGGCAAAGGAAAGATCGGCGCCGCCGCCACTAGTGCCGCATCCCCCTTCGGCAACACATTCGCTGCACGCGTTCTCCATTGCGAGATCGCCGCATCGTTGGGATTCGGCGCGCGCGCCGCCTCGGCGATCGCATCGGCGACGAGCGCAGCCTGCGCGCGATAAGACATGGCACGCGCGTCTCGTGCAATCGACAATTGCACGGCGACTAGACCAAGCACGGTGACGGCCGTGACAGCCACCGCGACGAGCACTTCAAGCAAGCTCTGACCGCGCTGCGAGACAAGACGAGCGCGCGTCATGCCGCCGCTCCGCACGCGCCGTCGACGATGCGCGCCCGCCCACCCGCCGCGATGCGGATGCAGCGTCGCCAGTCCTTACCTTGCGTCGCCTTCGATTCGACACGCGGGCCGATATCGAAGCTGCGAAAGCTGCCGTTGGCCTGGCCCGCGGGTGGCGTGAAAGTGAGATTGGTGAGCGCGCCAACGATGCTGACGGGCGCAAGATCGGGCTGCGCGCGCAACGGATAGAAGCCGCCGCCACGCTCGATCATCACGGCCCATCCACAAGACCAGTCGACGACACCCGTTTTGCACGGCTGTCCCGCCGCAAGACAACGCCGCGCGGCATCGATGCGGCACACGGTCACGCGCGCGCCGCGCCGCAACGCCTCGCCGCGCGCGTAACTGAGTGTGGACAACAGCGCGCGGGCGCGCGCGTCGACCTGATCGCGTACGCGCCACGCAACGAACGACGGCACCGTCAACGTCGCGACGATCGCGAGCAACGCGATCACGACAAGCGTTTCAAACAGCGTGAACCCGCGGCCCACGCGCCGCGTATGAGCATTCCGTTTCATCAGCATTCCTCGATTTCCGCCAAGAATGCGACGACTCTAACGATGCGCAACCGCGCCCACAATTAGCCGGATGGCCAGGTGGCGGACGCACGAATCCCTGCACGAGAATGTCCGTGCATCAAATGAATTCGCGTCAGAACTTCAGGGAGAGAAAATGCGGATGCGCGACAAATCAGCGCTTGCGGGAAGGCTTCGCGGGCACAGCCGGAGCGTTCATCCGGCGAAACTCTTCAATGACGTCCTCGAACTCGGAGACGTCTTCGAAACGCCGGTACACGGAAGCAAAGCGCACGTACGCGATGGTGTCCAAGGCGCGCAGTTCGTTCATCACGAGCTCGCCCAGACGCTCGCTGCGTACTTCGCGCTCGCCGCTGCCGAGCAACTGATACTCGATGCGCGACGCGGCGGCGTCGATGGCGTCGGCGGCAACTGGACGCTTGCGCAGCGCCAGTTGCATGCTCGCCACGATCTTGCGGCGATCGAACTCCGTGCGGCTGCCATCCTTCTTGACGACCGAGGGCAACGCCAGCTCGACCCGCTCGTACGTCGTGAAACGCTTGTCGCAGGCCGGGCAGCGCCGGCGGCGCCGGATCGCGGCGCCGTCCTCGGACACACGCGAGTCGACGACCTGTGTATCGTCATGCCGGCAGAAGGGGCAGCGCATGGTGGCTTAGCGGTAGACCGGGAAGCGTTGGGTCAACTCGGCGACCTGCGCGCGCACGCGCTCGATCGTGGCCGTGTCTTCCGGGTTGTCCAGCACGTCGGCGATCAGGTTGCCGACCTGCTCGGCTTCCTTCGTGCCGAAGCCGCGGGTCGTCATGGCGGGCGAACCGAGGCGGATGCCGCTCGTCACGAACGGCTTTTCCGGGTCGTTCGGAATCGCGTTCTTGTTCACGGTGATGTGCGCCGCGCCCAGTGCCGCTTCCGCTGCCTTGCCCGTGATCTTCTTCGCGCGCAGGTCGACCAGCATCACGTGGCTTTCCGTGCGGCCCGACACGATGCGCAGGCCGCGCTTGACGAGCGTTTCAGCCAGCACGCGCGCGTTGTCGACCACATGTTGCTGGTATTCCTTGAATTCCGGCGCAAGTGCTTCCTTGAACGCGACAGCCTTGCCCGCGATCACGTGCATCAGCGGACCGCCCTGGATGCCCGGGAAAATGGCCGAGTTGATCTGCTTCTCGAACTCCGCCTTCATCAGGATCACGCCGCCGCGCGGGCCGCGCAGGCTCTTGTGCGTGGTCGTCGTGACGAAGTCGGCGAACGGCACCGGGTTCGGGTACACGCCCGCTGCGATCAGACCGGCGTAGTGCGCCATGTCGACCATCAGGTACGCGCCAACCGATTTCGCGATCTTCGACAGACGCTCGAAGTCGATACGCAGCGCAAACGCCGAGGCACCCGCGACGATGATCTTCGGCTTGTGCTCCTGAGCGAGCTTTTCAGCTGCGTCGTAATCGATGTCTTCGGCTTCGTTCAGACCGTAGCTGACGACGTTGAACCACTTGCCCGACATGTTGACGGGCGAGCCGTGCGTCAAATGGCCGCCGTGCGCGAGGCTCATGCCCATGATCGTGTCGCCCGGCTTGAGCATCGCGAAGAACACGCCCTGGTTGGCCTGCGAACCCGAGTTCGGCTGGACATTCGCGGCTTCGGCGCCGAACAGCTGCTTCACGCGGTCGATCGCCAGTTGTTCGACGACGTCGACGTATTCGCAGCCGCCGTAGTAGCGCTTGCCCGGGTAGCCTTCGGCGTACTTGTTGGTGAGCTGCGAGCCCTGTGCGGCCATCACGGCCGGGCTCGTGTAGTTTTCCGACGCGATCAGTTCGATGTGCTCTTCCTGACGGCGGTCTTCGTCCTGGATTGCCTTCCAGATTTCCGGATCGACATTGGCGATGGTGCTTTGGGCTTTGTCAAACATGCTGGTTCCGTTAAGTGTGTTCAGGTTGACCGGATCGTGCGCAGGTCGTGTGCCGGGAGCGTATTGGGTACGCAGCACTGCTGGCCACCGCTGATGGTGGGAGCCTTGACGCGGCGTATGAAGGAGGTGCCGCACACGCGAGTCAGGACAACCACCGGCAGCGCAAACGACGGCGCGCGCGAAACATGGCTGCCCAGGCGAACGGCAAAACGGCACCCTGCGCTTCACGGTGGGACGCTCCACCTTGAACCCGTCAGGCTTGACAGCATGGGGTTCTATCGCCAGTCACGCAGGGGTGAGCGCGTTAGTTTATTGGAACCGGGTCGAATAGGCAACCGAGGCAATCGCGCCGGCTGGCGCGCCGCCACGGCGGCCAGAAGTCCCGGCCTGCCGTGGCAGTGGCCGCCCGGCGGCCCGTCCGAACGTGCCTTCGCGCGGCGGGGTCATTCTTGCCGCATCGCCCCATTGGAAGTAGGCTTGTGGCCTTTCTTCACCGACCAGGGAACAGCAATGATCGTGTTCGTCACAGGCGCGTCCGCAGGGTTCGGCGCCGCTATCGCCAGGGCTTTCGTCAAGGGCGGCCATCGCGTGGTCGCGACCGCGCGCCGCAAGGATCGCCTGCAGGCGCTCGCCGACGAGCTCGGCGAAAACCTTCTGCCCTTCGAACTGGATGTGCGCGACCGCGCAGCCGTCGAAGCCGTCCCCAACGCGCTGCCCGCCGACTTTGCCGCCGTCGACGTGCTCGTCAACAACGCCGGCCTCGCGCTCGGCCTTGAGCCCGCCCAGCGCGCCGTGCTCGACGACTGGACGACGATGATCGACACCAACTGCATGGGTCTCGTGCAGGTCACGCGGGCCTTTCTGCCGGGCATGATCGAGCGCAGTCGCGGGCATGTGTTCAATCTGGGGTCGGTGGCGGCCATGTACCCGTATCCGGGCGGCAACGTGTACGGCGCGACCAAGGCATTCGTGCGCCAGTTCAGCCTGAACCTGCGCGCCGACCTGCACGGCACGCCCGTTCGCGTGACGGACATCGAGCCGGGCCTGTGTGGCGGCACCGAGTTTTCGAACGTGCGTTTCCGCGGCGACGACGAGAAGGCTGCGGGCGTCTATCAGAACGTCCAGCCGCTCACAGCCGAAGACATCGCCGATTCGATCTACTGGATCGCGACGCGCCCCGCGCACGTCAACATCAATACGATCGAACTGATGCCTGTCGCGCAGTCGTTTGCGGGCCTGAACATCCACCGCGGCTAGGTTTCACGGGCGCGCCGCGTCGGCGGGATCGTGCGGCAGCGACGCGGCGCCAGTCGTGCAGGCCGAGCGCAACCGGACACGAAAGTGCCCAAAAATGCGGCGCGCTTTTGCGTTCCGGTAAAATGCGCGCCATGAATATGTCTGACAGTCAGTCCGGCGCGGAAATCGGCTTTATCTGGCCGATTCGCGTGTATTACGAAGACACCGATGCCGGCGGCATCGTGTTTTACGCGAACTACCTGAAATTTTTCGAGCGCGCGCGCACCGAATGGCTGCGCGCGTGCGGCGTCGATCAACGCAAACTGGCCGAAGAATCGGGCGCGCTCTTTGTCGTGCGCAGCACCGCGCTCGACTATCGCGCGCCTGCCCGGCTCGACGACATGCTGCGCATCGTCAGCCGGATCGAGCGGCTCGGCCGCGCATCGGTGGATTTCGCTCAGGAAGCCTGGCGCGACGATACGCTGCTGGCGACGGGCACGATCCGCGTCGGCTGTGTCGACTCGCAATCGATGAAGCCGGCCGCCATTCCTCCGCCGGTTCACGCCGCGTTACGGCGCGAACCGGGCCCCAGCGTGTCAACGACGAGTATTTGAGCGTCGTTGTTAGCTGGACAGTGAACTCGTAACGGTCACAACAAGACCAAGCATGGTTCGGCGAAGAACCCGCCGAAGCTTCCGGTTTGCCAACTGAATGCCAACCGAACGCTTCGACTCACCTTGCAGCCGGACGCCCCACCCGGGACGTTACAACGAACCTCTATGAACACTACACAAGATCTGTCGATCATTTCCCTCGTTCTCAACGCGAGCCTGCTGGCGCAGGCAGTGATGGCGCTGCTGTTGCTGCTGTCGCTGATGTCGTGGACTTTCATCTTCCGCAAGTGGTTTGCGATTCGCCGCGCGCGGGCGCAGACTGAACGCTTCGAACGCGATTTCTGGTCGGGCGGCGACCTGCAGGCGCTGTATCAGAGCGCCGCGAACAACCGTCACACGATCGGCGCGCTCGAACGTATTTTCGAGTCGGGCATGCGTGAGTTCTTGAAGGGCAAGGAAAAGCGTCTCAACGATCCGGGCGCGATTCTCGACGGCGCGCGCCGTGCCATGCGCGCCGCGTTCCAGCGCGAAATGGACGTGCTCGAAGCCAATCTCGCGTTCCTCGCATCGGTCGGCTCGGTCAGCCCGTACATCGGTCTGTTCGGCACGGTGTGGGGCATCATGAACGCGTTCCGCGGCCTCGCGAACGTCCAGCAGGCCACCCTCGCGAACGTCGCGCCGGGCATCGCCGAAGCGCTGACGGCAACGGCTATCGGCCTGTTCGCCGCGATCCCCGCCGTGGTCGCCTACAACCGCTACGCGCACGATATCGACCGCCTCGCGATCCGCTTCGAAACCTTCATCGAAGAGTTCTCGAACATCCTGCAACGTCAGGCCCATTAAGGAGTCCACGATGGCCGGTTCAGCCCGTTCCAGCATGCGCGGCAGCCGCTCGCGCCGCGCGATGGCCGACATCAACGTCGTGCCGTACATCGATGTGATGCTCGTGCTGCTCGTGATCTTCATGGTGACGGCCCCGCTCGTGGCGCCGTCGATCGTGAACCTGCCGACTGTCGGTGGCGCCGCCCCGCAGCAGCAGACGCCGCCCGTCGTCGTCAACATCAAGGCCGACGGCAACATGAACGTCAAGTACAAGGACGACGCGGGCGCGACGCAACAGGAGACGATGACGCAGGCCGATCTGCGCAGCTTCGTCACCGACCGTGAGGCGTCGCATCCCGACCAGCCCGTCGTGATCGCCGCCGACAAAACCGTCAAGTATGAAGTCGTGATGAACGTGATGTCCGACCTGAAGGCTCGTGGCGTCAAGCGCGTTGGATTGCTCGTCAAATCGCAATGACCCGCCGACAGAAAAACGCCTACCCGCTTCGACCGCCGCGCGAGCGCGGCACGTGGCGCGCGTTCGCGCTCGCCGCGGTGATGCACGTGCTGCTGGGGTTCTTCCTGTATCACGGCATCCACTGGCAGAACAGCACGCCTGCGGGCGCCGAAGCCGAACTGTGGACGGAAGTGCCAGACGTACCGGCGCCGCGCCCCGTTGTGCCGCCGCCCGTGCCCGTCAGACCCGCGCCGCAGGTCAACGACGAACAGGCCGATATCGCGCTGCAGGAAAAGAAACGCAAGCAGC includes these proteins:
- a CDS encoding PilW family protein, with protein sequence MTIAIALGLFVTAGAVSLYRSQRIAFAQAVDAAQIHDAGMTALTLIGEQLQMAGFVPADMPRTFPARPGLFGCSGGRPIGADDSLTCESLATHSDGVAVRYVADNVSTWPSIAGLATDCLGQGVAKTDADAPGVSVVNRFYAKTSGSTGEPELYCEGTGKANSSQPLVEGVERVRLRYWLAGASSAMDAAQLLPAQWANVVAVDVCVLVRGAPQALQSRYVDCDGVSALSADARVRRAFWRRVAIRNNEGSAA
- a CDS encoding prepilin-type N-terminal cleavage/methylation domain-containing protein, with the translated sequence MTRARLVSQRGQSLLEVLVAVAVTAVTVLGLVAVQLSIARDARAMSYRAQAALVADAIAEAARAPNPNDAAISQWRTRAANVLPKGDAALVAAAPIFPLPARHGPGGTTCRATRRIRAT
- a CDS encoding GspH/FimT family pseudopilin, with translation MKRNAHTRRVGRGFTLFETLVVIALLAIVATLTVPSFVAWRVRDQVDARARALLSTLSYARGEALRRGARVTVCRIDAARRCLAAGQPCKTGVVDWSCGWAVMIERGGGFYPLRAQPDLAPVSIVGALTNLTFTPPAGQANGSFRSFDIGPRVESKATQGKDWRRCIRIAAGGRARIVDGACGAAA
- the nrdR gene encoding transcriptional regulator NrdR; the protein is MRCPFCRHDDTQVVDSRVSEDGAAIRRRRRCPACDKRFTTYERVELALPSVVKKDGSRTEFDRRKIVASMQLALRKRPVAADAIDAAASRIEYQLLGSGEREVRSERLGELVMNELRALDTIAYVRFASVYRRFEDVSEFEDVIEEFRRMNAPAVPAKPSRKR
- the glyA gene encoding serine hydroxymethyltransferase; its protein translation is MFDKAQSTIANVDPEIWKAIQDEDRRQEEHIELIASENYTSPAVMAAQGSQLTNKYAEGYPGKRYYGGCEYVDVVEQLAIDRVKQLFGAEAANVQPNSGSQANQGVFFAMLKPGDTIMGMSLAHGGHLTHGSPVNMSGKWFNVVSYGLNEAEDIDYDAAEKLAQEHKPKIIVAGASAFALRIDFERLSKIAKSVGAYLMVDMAHYAGLIAAGVYPNPVPFADFVTTTTHKSLRGPRGGVILMKAEFEKQINSAIFPGIQGGPLMHVIAGKAVAFKEALAPEFKEYQQHVVDNARVLAETLVKRGLRIVSGRTESHVMLVDLRAKKITGKAAEAALGAAHITVNKNAIPNDPEKPFVTSGIRLGSPAMTTRGFGTKEAEQVGNLIADVLDNPEDTATIERVRAQVAELTQRFPVYR
- the ydfG gene encoding bifunctional NADP-dependent 3-hydroxy acid dehydrogenase/3-hydroxypropionate dehydrogenase YdfG, which translates into the protein MIVFVTGASAGFGAAIARAFVKGGHRVVATARRKDRLQALADELGENLLPFELDVRDRAAVEAVPNALPADFAAVDVLVNNAGLALGLEPAQRAVLDDWTTMIDTNCMGLVQVTRAFLPGMIERSRGHVFNLGSVAAMYPYPGGNVYGATKAFVRQFSLNLRADLHGTPVRVTDIEPGLCGGTEFSNVRFRGDDEKAAGVYQNVQPLTAEDIADSIYWIATRPAHVNINTIELMPVAQSFAGLNIHRG
- the ybgC gene encoding tol-pal system-associated acyl-CoA thioesterase — translated: MRAMNMSDSQSGAEIGFIWPIRVYYEDTDAGGIVFYANYLKFFERARTEWLRACGVDQRKLAEESGALFVVRSTALDYRAPARLDDMLRIVSRIERLGRASVDFAQEAWRDDTLLATGTIRVGCVDSQSMKPAAIPPPVHAALRREPGPSVSTTSI
- the tolQ gene encoding protein TolQ, which produces MNTTQDLSIISLVLNASLLAQAVMALLLLLSLMSWTFIFRKWFAIRRARAQTERFERDFWSGGDLQALYQSAANNRHTIGALERIFESGMREFLKGKEKRLNDPGAILDGARRAMRAAFQREMDVLEANLAFLASVGSVSPYIGLFGTVWGIMNAFRGLANVQQATLANVAPGIAEALTATAIGLFAAIPAVVAYNRYAHDIDRLAIRFETFIEEFSNILQRQAH
- the tolR gene encoding protein TolR, which encodes MAGSARSSMRGSRSRRAMADINVVPYIDVMLVLLVIFMVTAPLVAPSIVNLPTVGGAAPQQQTPPVVVNIKADGNMNVKYKDDAGATQQETMTQADLRSFVTDREASHPDQPVVIAADKTVKYEVVMNVMSDLKARGVKRVGLLVKSQ